The genomic interval CTGGGAGGTCGCGAAGACGATCGGCTCGGTCGTCCTGTTCGTCGCCGGCGGCGTCGTCGACGCCTTCGCGACCGGCGGGGGGATCGGCGCGCTCGTGAAGATCAACGTGACACACCATCTCGGCTTGTTCAACGCCATCAGGGGGTAACCGATGCAGGACACATCTACAGCCATCCCAGATCTGTTCGAGCGGTACAGGAGCGCGCTTGAGGGCGGCGACCTTCCCGAGGCTATTGAGTACGCCGTTCGAATCGACGACACCGAATCGAGCGTCGACTCCCTACTGACGGACTTCCGGACGGCGGTCGAGAACGACGAGCGAGTCCTCGCCCGAACCATTCTCGGACAGATCGCCGACGCCTACGAGCGCGACGGGCAGGAGTTCCAAGCTCGCACCCAGCGCGCGATGACGGCCATCGAGGAAGGGACGCTTACCGAGTCCGAGCGGGAGGAACTGCTCGCGTTCACCCGGGCCGCCGCCCAGACTGATCTGACGCGGACGGGCTTTCTCGTCGACGCGGTGAACTTCTTCGAGGGAACCCAGGAGGGATCGGCGCTGGTCGAGACGACCGACCAAGTCCGTCGGACCGAGAGTGACATCGACGAAGCCTCGGACACGGTCTCGTCGGTCACCTCGGAGGCGTCGCTCACCGCGTCCCCCAGCATTCTCGGGAGCACGGCGCCCGAGGAGCTGACGCAGGGGACGAGCGTCGAGATGGTCGCGACCGTCGGCAACGTCGGCGACGCCGAGTCAGCCGCCCTCTCGGTGAGCGTCGACGCCGACGATGGAATCAAGCCGAACCGTTCCTCGGTTGACGTGGGACGGCTCGCCGGCGGCGACCGAACGGAGGTGACCGTCGAGTTCACCGGTCAGCGGGCCGGCTCGCACTCCGTGACGGTCGCGCTGGAGGCCGATGGCTCGGTCGTCGAGTCGGTGAGCGAGACATTCGACGTTCGAGAGACGGCCCAATCCGTCCGCGAGGCGATCTCGGGCGGCGGCTCGGGGGAACTCGACGCGACCGACATCAGGACCGCGATCACCCACTGGTCGAACGACACGCAGGTGCCCGGAACGGGCGGGAAAACTGTCGACACCGAGACGATTCAACGGCTCGTCACCGAATGGGTCGCGGCGAACGGAGGCGGCTCGAATGTGTGATCGCTCGGCCGAGAGCGGATACGGTACGCGGTGGCTGTACACGGCGATCGTCGCGCTGACGGTCGTTGCCGCGGCGACGACTGCACCGGTCGCGGCCCAGTCCAACGGGGGGCTCGGGCTCTCGATCGATCCGGTTCGCGATACCGTCGAACCCGGCGAGACGGTGCAGATCGGCGTGACCGTCGAGAACGCCGGCGGTGAAGTCGCGCCCGGAACGGTGTTGGCGTTGGACCCGCTGCCCGACGGGTGGACGGTCGACTCGTGGTCGGGCACCGACGCGGCGTACCGAAACTCGACGAACGAGTGGCTATGGACGGCGGTCGATCCCGGCGAGACGCTGAAGTTCACTGTGGTCGTGGCTGTGTCGGCCGACGCCGCGGGCGAGGGATCGGTGGCGGGCACGCTGAGCGACGGACGGGATCGAGAGGCCTCGGCGAGTGCGACGATCCGCGTGCGCGGGACGGACACGACGGCGGCGTCGAGCGACTCCGGCGCTGCGAACGACGCCGCCGACGCGCAGTCCCGGGTTGGGGAACTTCGCACCGCTGTTGAGACGCCCGGATTCGGCCCGGCCCCGGCGCTGATCGGGATCCTGCTGGCGGCCGCGGGGCTGGCGGTTCGACGACGGGGACGGTAAGATCGCGCTCGACACCGGTCGCCCGAAACACCGGATGGGCGATGGCCGATCGCCCGTCCAGTGGTGGTGTCAACCGGGCCAATCCCGATCGGATCGCGGACGGAACCGGCCCAATTGCGATTGCTCGACATAGTCGGTAAATATTGTCGATTTCGTTCGGGCACTCCCCCTGTCGGCTCGCTCGGAGGCTCCGCCGAGGGCACCGTGGCCCGCGCCGGTCGAGTCCTGATCGCTGGCCGATCCGGTGGCCAGCGCGTTCCGCGGCCGCGGCGTTGAAGCGGTGCGGGTACCGACAGTCGGTATGTCCAGTCAGGACGCGAACTGGGACGAGGCGGCCGTCCGCGATCTCCACGGGGATCTGGTCGAGGTACACGGCGCAGTCGGCGGCAGCGACGCCCACGGCGCAGACAGCGACGCCGAACCGGGCGAAGGCGTCCGGCAACTGCTGACGACGATCCTCTCGCAGAACGTCGCAGACACGAACACCGAGCGGGCCGCCGAGAGCCTCTTCTCGGCGTACGCGGACTTCGACGCCATCGAGTCTGCTCCCACGGACGAACTCGCGGAGACGATCCGCGTCGCCGGTCTCGCACAAACGAAGGCGACGCGTATCCAGCGGGCGCTCGCGGCGATCCGCGGGGAGACCGGCGGCGCGTACTCGCTGGCGTTTCTCGACGCGATGGGCACCGAGGAGGCGAAGGCGTGGCTCACCGAGATCAAAGGCGTCGGACCGAAGACCGCGAGCGTCGTTCTCAACTTCCACTTCGGGAAGCCGACGATGGCCGTCGACACGCACGTCGAGCGCGTGTCCAAGCGGTTCGGGCTCGTCCCGGAGTCGGCGTCGAACGCCCGCGCCCACGACGTGCTCGACAGCGTGATCCCGGACGAACTCACCTACCCGATGCACGTGTTGCTTATCGAGCACGGGCGAGAGTACTGTGCGGCGCGGAACGCGGACTGTACTAACCCGGTGTGTGAACGCCACTGCGAATGCGAGTGGTGTTGAGCGGTCTCGTCGGTCAGACTACTCCTCGGGTCAGGAGCGGTCGGGGTCGCCGGGACCCTCCCGTCGTGAGACCGTGAGCACCGGGACGTGTGAGGAGCGGACGACCTTCTCGGTTACACTCCCCACCAGATACCGGTCGAGTCCGCTGCGACCGTGGGTCGCCATGACGATGGCGTCTACGTCGGCCTCCTCGGCGTAGGCGGTGATCTCCGAGACCGGCGTTCCCTCGCGGATCGTGCGGTCGGCGTCGATGTCGTCGGGGATCGCGGCCGAGACGCGTTTGACCGCCTCCTCGGCGCGCTCGCGCTCGGCGTCGACCCACGCTTCCGCGGCGACACCCGCCGACGGGCTCTCGAATCGGTTTCGGGTATCGACCACCGAAAGCACGTGCACGGTCGCGTCGAACGCCCGCGCGAGGGCGTTGGCGTGCTCGATGGCGGCGTCGGTGCCGTCGCTGCCGTCGGTCGGCACGAGCAGGTCGTCGTACATGGTTACATGTTTCTCCGGCGGACGGAAAAGCGGCGGTGACTCGGGATTCCGACCGGGGGACCGCCCCGGTCGCGGGTGGACCCCCGCCGATCAGGCGACCCCGGTCGCCATGCCGAACAGCGCCACCGAGATCACCGCAAAGAGGATCCCGACGCCCGTCTTGATCGTTTTGGTGTCGACCGCAGTGGAGACGTACGGAGCGATCTGGCCGCCGATCACCGTCGCGGGGACGGTGAACACGACCATGTTCCACGGCACGTTCTGCAGGTCGAGCGCGTGGCCCACGTCGACGAACGCGCCGCCGAAGACGTGAACGAGCGACGCGATGACTGCGGTCACGGCCACGACGATGTGGTTCGTCCCGATGGCGACCCGGACCGGAACGTTCGTGCGCAGCATCGAGATGATCCCCAACTCGCCGATCCCGAAGCCTGCCAGTCCTTGGAATGCGCCGCCGACGCTGTAGTTACCGAACCGTTCGAGGTAGCCGGCGCGGTCGTAGGTGTACTCGTTGCCGTCGTTGTCGACGCGTGTGACGGTCCCGTCGGCGTCCGTCTCGACGCCGGCCGGGCCGGGTTTGTCGTCGTCGTCGGGGAGATCGTGACCGCCGCCGTCGGCGACCGCCTCGGCGTCGGCTCCGGCCTCCATCTCCTCTTGAGCGTCGTCGGCGTGGTCGCCATGTCCGAGGTCGGCCCGGAACAGCAGATACGACGCCGCCGCCAGCGCGATCCCCAGCAGTCCGTAGAAGACCGTCTCGGGGATGACGAACGACGCCAGCGCACCTCCGACGACGAACGGGAGCCCGCCGACCACGAGCGAGACCGCGAGCCGACGGTCCACGAGCCCGTAGCGGACGAACGCCAGCGCCGAACTGGAGAGGCCGAACGACTCGCTGACGAGCCCCACGAGCACGATCTCGGAGGGAGAAAGCGGCTGTGCGACCAGTGGGAACAGGAAGATGAGGAACGGCACAAACAGCGCGGAGCCGCTGATCCCGACCGTGTTCACGATCGTCGCCCCGAGCATGAACACCGGGAGGAGCCACCAGTACTCAAACCAGTAGTTCGCGCCGGCGTCCGCGGGCGTCGGCGCCCCGGTGTACACTCCGAGGACGAACAGCACGGGCGCGGTCAGTACGAACAGGTGTTGGTACCTGAGAAACGTCTCGACGAGTTCGTCGGTCGTGGACGAAGTCATTGTGAGAGGTGAGGAAAGCGACGGCGTCACCTGCGCTGGTGGGCCGCGTGAATGGTGTTCGTCGTACCAACGCTCGGGGGGCAGCCACTAATAAACGCTAAGATTTCGACCCGCTCCGAACCATGTGACCACTGCACGCGGTCGGCCGTAGTCCCACGATTTCGCGCCGGTCACAAACGATCGAGCGTGACGATCGTGTCGCCGCGGGGCAGTACGCACCGGTCGGTGCCTCCGCTCGCTGTGAACGGCCGAGGGGTTCCGGTTCGGCGGGGGGCGGCGAGGACCCGTCTGAGGCGCGGTCGTGCACACTCTGCCGCGAGCGTGTGACAGACTCCGTTGACTCGCCACCGTCCACTCGTCGGCGCTGTCGCCCCGCTCGTGTCTCTCCTCAACAACCCTTGACCGGTCATGCGATTGATCGGACCCGAGACCCGAGCCGTCTCAGCCGCCAGCACCGAGAGTTGCCCCGGACGGCTGCTCCATTTGGGCGGCGTACAGGTCCGCGTACGCGCCCTCGTCGGTGACGAGTTCTGCGTGAGTGCCGGACTCGACGATTGCGCCGTCTTCCATCACGTGGATCGCGTCCGCATCGGTGACCGTCGAGAGGCGGTGAGCGATCCCGACGACTGCGTAGTCGCGGTCGAGCCGTTCGATCCCCGCGTGCACCTCCGCTTCGAGGTGGCTGTCGAGCTCGCTCGTCGCCTCGTCGAGAACCACCACGTCGGCGTCGGTCACCAGGGCGCGGGCGATGGCGACGCGCTGGCGCTGCCCGCCCGAGAGCCTGACGCCGTCGTCGCCGAGCACCGTGTCGTACCCGTCGGGCAAGTCGTCGAGGAACTCGGTGACGCGCGCGATCCGGCACGCCTCCGCGACCGTCGCGTCGGAGGCATCCCGGTTTCCGACGGTCAGATTGTACCGCAGCGTCTCGTTGAACAGGTGCGGTGTCTGGCCCACAACCGCGACGCGGTCGCGCCATTCGTCGACGGAGAACCGCTCGATCGGGACGCCGTCGGCGCTGATATCACCCTCGTTCGGCCGGTAGAGCCCGGCCAGGAGCGACGCGATCGTCGACTTCCCGGCGCCGGAGGGGCCGACGAAGGCGACGAACTCGCCGCGCTCGACGGCGAAAGAGACGTCCCGGAGCACTGTCCCGTCTCCCGTCGAGTAGCCGAAGCCGACCCCGCGGAACTCGACGCGCTCGACCGGCGAGTCGACGGATTCGTCGCCCCAATCCTCACGGTCTCCCCGGAGTCGGGCGAGAAACGCACGCGTCCGGACGAGGTGCGGCAGGTCGTTGTCGATGTCGTACGCGAGCCCGTTGAGCGAACTGAGCCGGGGCGCCAGCCGGAACATCGCGAACAGAAAGACCCCGAGGCCTGCCAACGAGAGCGATGCGACCCGCGCGCCGAGGTATATCAGCCCGAACACCGTCGCGGCGGCGAAGAACTGGTTCAGGTTCGCGAGCGCTGTCTGGTCGCGCTGCTTCCGGATGGACGCCCGCGTGTGGCGGTCAACCGCCTCCCGGAACTCCGCGCGGAGTTCGCTCTCCAAGCCAAACAACTTCACCTCTCGGATCCCTTGGATCCCCGCCTGGAGAACCGACTGGACGCGCTCGTTGGCCCGGGCGATGCGGTCGCCGACGCCGTAGCCGGACTCGAAGGCGTACCGGCTGACGAACATGAACGAGATCAGGACGACGCCGGTCGCGGCCATCAGTCGCGGTGCTAAGAGGAACGCGATGAACCCGTAAGCCGCACACACGAGCGTCGTCTTGACCGCGCGAACGATCCGCGTGATCGCGCGGCTGGCATAGCTCGTTTGAGTTAGCACGGCGTTCAGCAGTTCGTCCGAGCCGTGCTCGTCGAAGTATGCCGTCCGTGCGTCGAGCGCCGCGTCGTAGCTCTCGACCCGGAGGTGCCGCCTGTACCCCGCGTTGAGTATCGCCGCCAGCCAGGCGACGCACACACCGAGGGCGTACCGAACCGCGAGGACGCCACCGACGCCGGCGACGATGTACTCGAGGGTGAACGGAATCCCGAGGAGTGCGTACGCATCGAGGAACAGCCGCGTCGCCCCCGACGGGTCGCCGCCTCCATCCTGGAGGACGGTGACGATCGGGAGGATGAAGCCGAGGCCGATCCCCTCCATCGCCCCCACGAGGACGCTCAGTGCGACGATCCCGACGGCGAGGGACGGTCGGTATTCGATTACCTCGCGGATCGCTGCGAGCTTCTCGCGATTCGATACGGCGTCGTGGTCCTCGGGCGGAGTCGAGTCGGTCATGAGGGGATCTGGTCCGTCGCCGGTGTGGTTCTCATCGGTGTCTCCGGATGGCTGACGGGCGGGGGTCGATCGCCCGCGTCATCTATCCGCGATGGGTACCCTCTGTCGGTTAATTAGTCGGCGACTGACGCGGAGCGAGTGACCAGCACGCTCGGTCATCGTCCGCGCGGAGCGGGCCCTGATCGGGTTACCAGACGCGTACTTATGTGACGACTCCGACACCGCGCAGCCGATGGTCGGAGCATGCGGCGTCATCGGCGGCGAGCACCCGATCGACGGGCTGTCGGACACGCTCGTTCGAACGGGCG from Halobaculum halobium carries:
- a CDS encoding CARDB domain-containing protein, with protein sequence MQDTSTAIPDLFERYRSALEGGDLPEAIEYAVRIDDTESSVDSLLTDFRTAVENDERVLARTILGQIADAYERDGQEFQARTQRAMTAIEEGTLTESEREELLAFTRAAAQTDLTRTGFLVDAVNFFEGTQEGSALVETTDQVRRTESDIDEASDTVSSVTSEASLTASPSILGSTAPEELTQGTSVEMVATVGNVGDAESAALSVSVDADDGIKPNRSSVDVGRLAGGDRTEVTVEFTGQRAGSHSVTVALEADGSVVESVSETFDVRETAQSVREAISGGGSGELDATDIRTAITHWSNDTQVPGTGGKTVDTETIQRLVTEWVAANGGGSNV
- a CDS encoding NEW3 domain-containing protein, which encodes MCDRSAESGYGTRWLYTAIVALTVVAAATTAPVAAQSNGGLGLSIDPVRDTVEPGETVQIGVTVENAGGEVAPGTVLALDPLPDGWTVDSWSGTDAAYRNSTNEWLWTAVDPGETLKFTVVVAVSADAAGEGSVAGTLSDGRDREASASATIRVRGTDTTAASSDSGAANDAADAQSRVGELRTAVETPGFGPAPALIGILLAAAGLAVRRRGR
- a CDS encoding endonuclease III domain-containing protein, with product MSSQDANWDEAAVRDLHGDLVEVHGAVGGSDAHGADSDAEPGEGVRQLLTTILSQNVADTNTERAAESLFSAYADFDAIESAPTDELAETIRVAGLAQTKATRIQRALAAIRGETGGAYSLAFLDAMGTEEAKAWLTEIKGVGPKTASVVLNFHFGKPTMAVDTHVERVSKRFGLVPESASNARAHDVLDSVIPDELTYPMHVLLIEHGREYCAARNADCTNPVCERHCECEWC
- a CDS encoding universal stress protein; translation: MYDDLLVPTDGSDGTDAAIEHANALARAFDATVHVLSVVDTRNRFESPSAGVAAEAWVDAERERAEEAVKRVSAAIPDDIDADRTIREGTPVSEITAYAEEADVDAIVMATHGRSGLDRYLVGSVTEKVVRSSHVPVLTVSRREGPGDPDRS
- a CDS encoding sulfite exporter TauE/SafE family protein, coding for MTSSTTDELVETFLRYQHLFVLTAPVLFVLGVYTGAPTPADAGANYWFEYWWLLPVFMLGATIVNTVGISGSALFVPFLIFLFPLVAQPLSPSEIVLVGLVSESFGLSSSALAFVRYGLVDRRLAVSLVVGGLPFVVGGALASFVIPETVFYGLLGIALAAASYLLFRADLGHGDHADDAQEEMEAGADAEAVADGGGHDLPDDDDKPGPAGVETDADGTVTRVDNDGNEYTYDRAGYLERFGNYSVGGAFQGLAGFGIGELGIISMLRTNVPVRVAIGTNHIVVAVTAVIASLVHVFGGAFVDVGHALDLQNVPWNMVVFTVPATVIGGQIAPYVSTAVDTKTIKTGVGILFAVISVALFGMATGVA
- a CDS encoding ABC transporter ATP-binding protein, with protein sequence MTDSTPPEDHDAVSNREKLAAIREVIEYRPSLAVGIVALSVLVGAMEGIGLGFILPIVTVLQDGGGDPSGATRLFLDAYALLGIPFTLEYIVAGVGGVLAVRYALGVCVAWLAAILNAGYRRHLRVESYDAALDARTAYFDEHGSDELLNAVLTQTSYASRAITRIVRAVKTTLVCAAYGFIAFLLAPRLMAATGVVLISFMFVSRYAFESGYGVGDRIARANERVQSVLQAGIQGIREVKLFGLESELRAEFREAVDRHTRASIRKQRDQTALANLNQFFAAATVFGLIYLGARVASLSLAGLGVFLFAMFRLAPRLSSLNGLAYDIDNDLPHLVRTRAFLARLRGDREDWGDESVDSPVERVEFRGVGFGYSTGDGTVLRDVSFAVERGEFVAFVGPSGAGKSTIASLLAGLYRPNEGDISADGVPIERFSVDEWRDRVAVVGQTPHLFNETLRYNLTVGNRDASDATVAEACRIARVTEFLDDLPDGYDTVLGDDGVRLSGGQRQRVAIARALVTDADVVVLDEATSELDSHLEAEVHAGIERLDRDYAVVGIAHRLSTVTDADAIHVMEDGAIVESGTHAELVTDEGAYADLYAAQMEQPSGATLGAGG